Proteins co-encoded in one Candidatus Peregrinibacteria bacterium genomic window:
- the trpB gene encoding tryptophan synthase subunit beta has translation MNKLSEHHSGHFGEYGGRFAPEVLLPALTETEKVWNEVKTDPKFWKEFDYYAKTYVGRPSPLYFAENITKKLGGAKIYVKREDLNHTGAHKINNALGQALLVKRMGKKRVITETGAGQNGLAVATVSARFGFDCTVYMGEIDVARQRPNVFWMERLGTEVVPVLTGTKTLKDATNEALRDWITNVQSTHYIIGSALGPYPFPEMVREFQRIIGREAKQQILEMEGKLPEMIIACVGGGSNSIGIFTDFLEEKSVKLIGVEAGGKGIQGNEHAARFAGKNARVAVVQGYKSIFLQDDDGQIAPTHSISAGLDYAGIGPEHAYLHDLKRVEYTFACDEEVLETLKLVMREEGMIPALESAHAWVEAIKRAPMMKSDEIIIVNQSGRGDKDIFLIAEALKDEGWKEFLKSKT, from the coding sequence ATGAATAAATTATCAGAACATCATAGCGGCCATTTTGGTGAGTACGGCGGACGATTCGCTCCAGAAGTTCTGCTTCCTGCTCTTACAGAAACGGAAAAAGTATGGAATGAAGTAAAAACCGATCCAAAATTTTGGAAGGAGTTTGATTATTATGCAAAAACATATGTGGGAAGACCTTCTCCACTGTATTTTGCGGAGAATATCACCAAAAAACTTGGTGGCGCAAAAATTTACGTAAAGCGTGAGGATTTGAATCACACAGGAGCACATAAAATTAATAATGCTCTTGGACAAGCTCTTCTCGTAAAACGAATGGGAAAGAAGCGGGTCATTACCGAAACCGGAGCCGGGCAAAATGGCCTTGCCGTTGCAACGGTTTCAGCACGATTTGGATTCGACTGCACCGTGTACATGGGAGAAATTGACGTCGCAAGGCAGAGACCAAACGTGTTTTGGATGGAACGGCTCGGGACAGAAGTTGTTCCAGTGCTTACCGGAACAAAAACGCTCAAAGATGCGACGAATGAGGCACTTCGAGATTGGATTACCAATGTTCAGAGTACGCACTATATTATTGGATCAGCGCTTGGTCCGTATCCATTTCCCGAAATGGTGCGTGAATTTCAGCGAATTATTGGACGGGAAGCAAAACAGCAAATTTTAGAAATGGAAGGAAAGTTGCCAGAAATGATCATTGCCTGCGTTGGAGGTGGATCAAATTCCATTGGAATTTTCACTGATTTTCTTGAAGAAAAATCCGTGAAGCTCATCGGAGTTGAAGCTGGAGGAAAAGGAATTCAGGGAAATGAACATGCCGCGAGATTTGCTGGAAAAAATGCTCGTGTTGCTGTCGTTCAAGGATACAAAAGCATTTTCCTTCAAGATGACGATGGACAAATCGCTCCAACGCATTCGATTTCTGCGGGGCTTGATTATGCAGGAATTGGTCCAGAACACGCATATCTCCACGATCTCAAACGTGTGGAATATACATTTGCGTGTGATGAAGAAGTTCTGGAAACGCTGAAACTCGTGATGAGGGAAGAAGGAATGATTCCGGCGCTTGAAAGTGCACATGCCTGGGTGGAAGCCATAAAACGTGCGCCAATGATGAAATCAGATGAAATTATTATCGTGAATCAGAGTGGACGCGGAGACAAGGACATTTTTTTGATTGCAGAAGCGCTCAAAGATGAAGGATGGAAGGAGTTTTTGAAAAGCAAAACATGA
- a CDS encoding class I SAM-dependent methyltransferase, translating to MKNPLISLFLWLGKKFPQPPHPFNTAKNGIMRLNYSDFEYKGAEEIWKYYKNAIDFHSLRGKTVLDLACGAGGKGVWFAEKYGAKIIGIDISPHFIEQAKTCAKEHSVEEFCDFRVGDALDTKLDTESVDYIVLHDALEHIPNTENLFHECHRVLKCGGLLLFNFEPYYHFFGHHIWDVIPIPWLHLITTESFRVELYKTAVTKYPDAKDRIGFRIGKNSNGKEAFTYLNGITRRKFMNIRKKFLENDLFRVVYEEFRTLRRFPLNKLGKLPVLNELFVNTQIGVWEKMGKKD from the coding sequence ATGAAAAATCCTCTTATTTCGCTCTTTCTTTGGCTTGGGAAAAAATTTCCGCAGCCTCCTCATCCTTTTAACACAGCGAAAAATGGGATTATGAGGCTTAATTACTCTGATTTTGAATATAAAGGAGCAGAGGAGATTTGGAAGTATTACAAAAATGCAATTGATTTTCATTCCCTCCGAGGAAAGACAGTTCTTGATCTCGCGTGTGGAGCGGGAGGAAAAGGAGTTTGGTTTGCGGAAAAATATGGCGCAAAAATTATCGGGATCGATATTTCTCCACATTTTATTGAACAAGCGAAAACTTGCGCAAAAGAACACTCCGTAGAAGAATTTTGTGATTTTCGAGTGGGAGATGCACTTGATACAAAACTCGATACCGAAAGTGTTGATTACATTGTTCTTCACGACGCGCTTGAACATATTCCAAATACAGAAAATCTGTTCCACGAATGTCACCGAGTTTTAAAGTGTGGCGGGCTCCTTCTCTTTAATTTTGAACCATATTATCATTTTTTTGGACATCATATATGGGATGTGATTCCGATTCCATGGCTTCATCTCATCACTACCGAATCATTTCGTGTTGAACTCTATAAAACAGCAGTAACAAAATATCCTGACGCAAAAGATCGTATCGGATTTCGGATTGGAAAAAATTCGAACGGAAAAGAGGCGTTTACCTATCTGAATGGAATCACGAGAAGGAAATTTATGAATATTCGAAAAAAATTCCTAGAAAATGATTTATTTCGAGTGGTGTATGAAGAATTTCGAACACTCAGGAGATTTCCATTGAATAAACTCGGAAAACTTCCTGTTCTGAATGAACTTTTTGTGAATACGCAAATTGGAGTGTGGGAAAAGATGGGAAAGAAGGATTGA
- a CDS encoding PrgI family protein yields MLQYKIPADVQIEDKIIGPLTLKQLLILAAGGGISYTIFLILSDSYFLGIIDYVFICIPFFLSLAFAFLRINDVSFLKWALLLYEYNHNARRRWWDKSVTTKLHYTFVTAKVGNDQKAKDQEKSAKSEEEQKQAKIQDKTSLEKLTMILDHQSAFSDEEKNLPGDHNDDTGLHLSALEKERHEVRLSHAIAASQLKHA; encoded by the coding sequence ATGCTCCAATACAAAATTCCAGCGGATGTTCAGATTGAGGACAAAATTATTGGTCCTCTCACACTGAAGCAACTTCTCATTCTCGCGGCAGGCGGCGGAATTTCATATACTATTTTTTTGATACTTTCGGATTCATATTTTCTCGGAATTATCGACTATGTATTTATTTGTATTCCATTTTTTCTTTCGCTCGCCTTTGCCTTTTTGAGGATAAATGATGTGAGTTTTTTGAAATGGGCACTTCTTCTTTACGAATACAATCATAATGCTCGGAGAAGGTGGTGGGATAAATCCGTTACGACAAAGCTCCATTACACATTTGTAACAGCGAAAGTCGGAAATGATCAAAAAGCAAAAGATCAGGAAAAATCTGCGAAATCTGAGGAAGAACAAAAACAGGCAAAAATACAGGACAAAACTTCGCTCGAAAAGCTCACAATGATTTTGGATCACCAATCGGCTTTTTCGGATGAAGAAAAAAATCTCCCCGGTGATCATAATGATGACACAGGGCTTCATCTTTCAGCGCTGGAGAAAGAGAGACACGAAGTACGTCTTTCTCATGCCATTGCAGCATCTCAACTCAAACACGCATAA
- a CDS encoding CapA family protein: MRTELRSALHGAPSSPEEDTKKIPVQKFHIDPPEVHKNTLIFGGDVMLSRYVDVLMEKNNDYTAPFQDIAEYLSSADITFVNLESPFDRAPQHFSGGMVFGADVKSIEGLLFAGIDIVSLANNHIGDAGKEGVLYTMDMLKENDIRFVGAGENSESSLEPTFLVANDVVFGFLAYSDISPYYAATEEKPGYAMIPDADLLRERIQRTKEIADVVIVSVHTGSEYISRPHKDFVEFAHNAIDAGASLVIGHHPHVIQPVEEYNGGIVFYSLGNLVFDQLLSETKKGILAEVRFEDAKITGYEIKPIVIEKLWKPRFADDEERDEILKKTTW, encoded by the coding sequence ATGCGGACGGAACTCAGATCAGCCCTTCATGGAGCGCCTTCATCTCCAGAGGAAGACACGAAGAAGATTCCTGTTCAGAAATTCCATATTGATCCGCCAGAAGTGCACAAAAACACTCTTATTTTTGGAGGAGACGTCATGCTCTCGAGATATGTGGACGTGCTCATGGAGAAAAATAATGATTACACCGCTCCATTCCAAGATATTGCCGAGTATCTCTCCTCAGCAGATATCACATTTGTAAATCTCGAATCTCCATTTGATAGAGCTCCACAACACTTTTCAGGAGGCATGGTTTTTGGCGCTGATGTAAAGTCCATTGAAGGTCTTCTTTTTGCCGGAATTGATATCGTTTCTCTCGCCAATAACCACATAGGCGATGCGGGAAAAGAAGGAGTTTTATATACGATGGATATGCTCAAAGAAAATGATATTCGATTTGTTGGAGCGGGAGAAAATTCGGAATCCTCTTTAGAGCCGACGTTTCTCGTGGCGAACGATGTTGTTTTTGGCTTCCTCGCATATTCTGATATTTCACCATACTACGCCGCTACAGAGGAAAAACCGGGGTATGCGATGATTCCTGACGCAGATCTTTTGCGAGAACGGATTCAAAGGACAAAAGAGATTGCTGATGTGGTGATTGTTTCTGTTCATACGGGATCAGAATATATTTCACGTCCACATAAGGATTTTGTAGAATTTGCCCATAATGCCATTGATGCTGGCGCATCGCTCGTTATTGGTCATCATCCGCATGTTATTCAGCCAGTGGAGGAATATAACGGTGGCATAGTTTTTTATTCCCTCGGGAATCTCGTATTTGACCAACTTCTCTCGGAAACGAAAAAAGGAATTCTCGCGGAAGTGAGATTTGAAGACGCAAAAATTACAGGATATGAAATCAAACCGATTGTGATAGAAAAACTCTGGAAGCCAAGGTTTGCGGATGACGAAGAGAGAGATGAAATCCTCAAAAAAACCACGTGGTGA
- a CDS encoding type II toxin-antitoxin system HicB family antitoxin, with the protein MYTFHLLFRPEPEGGYTVLVPSLPGCLTWAESIEDGKELIKEAIHVYLESVEKHSEKIHDDTESFYTSVNYDHV; encoded by the coding sequence ATGTACACTTTTCATTTACTTTTTCGACCAGAACCTGAGGGCGGATATACTGTTCTCGTTCCAAGCCTTCCCGGATGTCTTACTTGGGCAGAATCTATTGAAGATGGGAAGGAACTCATAAAAGAAGCAATTCATGTGTACCTCGAAAGTGTTGAGAAACATTCGGAAAAGATTCATGACGATACTGAATCTTTTTATACATCCGTAAATTACGATCATGTCTAA
- a CDS encoding type II toxin-antitoxin system HicA family toxin, whose translation MSKFPVYTPEEIIRILKINGFMEDRQKGSHKVFYNAKTLQRVVVPCHKKDLPIGTARSILKMAGLLGNDE comes from the coding sequence ATGTCTAAATTCCCCGTGTATACACCGGAGGAAATTATCAGAATTTTAAAAATAAATGGATTTATGGAGGATCGACAGAAAGGAAGCCATAAAGTTTTTTATAATGCAAAAACTCTTCAACGCGTAGTTGTCCCCTGCCATAAAAAAGATCTTCCTATTGGAACTGCTCGATCAATTTTGAAAATGGCAGGATTACTTGGAAATGATGAATAA
- a CDS encoding HAD family hydrolase, giving the protein MTKTPRPISFHEDAIQFITAYFSIPRALVTNCVGWELDLTLQALPLRQYFDVIVNYEPPLRGKPEGDLYLKAAEILQVSAKKCLIFEDSATGILSGKNAGMTVVAIDRGIHRDFHEADVVVPSFCELMQ; this is encoded by the coding sequence ATGACGAAAACTCCACGTCCTATTTCGTTTCATGAAGATGCAATTCAGTTTATTACTGCATACTTTTCTATTCCACGAGCTCTGGTAACGAACTGTGTCGGTTGGGAACTTGATCTTACTCTGCAAGCTCTTCCCCTACGACAATATTTTGATGTAATTGTGAACTATGAGCCTCCGCTCAGGGGAAAACCAGAAGGAGATTTATATCTCAAAGCAGCTGAAATACTCCAAGTTTCTGCCAAAAAATGTCTTATTTTTGAAGATTCTGCCACGGGAATTTTGTCGGGAAAAAATGCAGGAATGACTGTTGTTGCAATTGATCGTGGAATACACCGAGATTTTCATGAAGCCGATGTTGTCGTACCATCTTTTTGTGAACTGATGCAATGA